One window from the genome of Paramisgurnus dabryanus chromosome 20, PD_genome_1.1, whole genome shotgun sequence encodes:
- the stpg4 gene encoding protein STPG4: protein MTTGREKTLPKIKGIERNSPIPGSYHIRDFIEEMGLNPVAKTYGFKSTGRGTLMMCVRKGDVLLPGAYNFTDSTNEALRRQATYSFKNCPRSDNFTLGIRDKDILLSGHYDVAEKPVSKSHCKHVMFRSAVQRVTFHPKDGPAPGHYDLRPSTGIAVTSCFRSTVPRLNSVHTGTPGPGVYDLTWPKGQRLRAGVNVGWAHDLLYRNIPLNLPLQ, encoded by the exons ATGACCACAGGAAGAGAGAAAACATTACCTAAAATAAAGGGTATAGAGAGG AACTCTCCCATTCCTGGCAGTTACCACATCCGAGACTTCATTGAGGAAATGGGTCTCAACCCTGTGGCCAAGACGTATGGCTTCAAAAGCACTGGACGGGGCACGCTAATGATGTGTGTACGTAAAGGGGATGTGTTATTGCCTGGAGCCTATAACTTCACTGACTCCACCAATGAGGCTCTGCGGCGCCAGGCAACTTATTCTTTCAAAAACTGCCCAAGATCTGATAACTTCACTTTAGGGATCAGGGATAAG GATATTCTCCTGTCAGGTCATTATGATGTTGCAGAGAAGCCTGTCAGCAAATCACACTGCAA ACACGTGATGTTTCGTTCAGCTGTCCAGAGGGTCACTTTTCACCCT AAAGATGGACCAGCACCTGGACATTACGACCTGAGACCAAGCACGGGCATTGCAGTAACGTCCTGCTTCAGATCCACCGTACCACGACTGAACAGCGTTCACACT ggaACTCCAGGGCCTGGCGTGTATGATTTGACATGGCCCAAGGGTCAACGGCTTAGGGCTGGGGTCAACGTAGGATGGGCTCATGACCTTCTGTATCGCAACATACCATTAAATTTACCATTGCAGTGA